GTACAATACGGAGAGTTGGTGAAATTTTCTAGTGATGTAGAAGGTATTGTACTTAACCTTGAGGAAGACAACGTAGGGGTTGCTCTACTGGGTGAAAGTAAACTGGTAAGAGAAGGTGATACCGTAAGAAGAACCAACAGAATCTCTTCAATCAAAGTAGGAGAAGGCATGTTAGGAAGAGTAGTGGATACCCTGGGTAACCCTATCGACGGTAAAGGTCCTATTTCCGGAGAATTATATGAAATGCCTCTGGAAAGAAAAGCACCCGGCGTTATCTTCAGACAGCCGGTAACCGAGCCTTTACAGACCGGTATCGTTGCGATCGACTCTATGATCCCTGTAGGAAGAGGACAGAGAGAGCTTATCATCGGTGACAGACAAACGGGTAAAACCACGGTTGCCATTGATACGATCATCAACCAAAGAGAATTCTTTGATGCAGGAAATCCTGTATATTGTATATATGTTGCCATCGGGCAGAAAGCTTCTACCGTAGCACAAATCGTTAAAACGCTTTCTGATAAGGGTGCTTTGGCATACACGGTAATCGTTGCGGCCAACGCATCAGATCCGGTTCCTATGCAGGTATATTCTGCAATGGCAGGAGCATCGATCGGTGAGTTCTTCAGAGATACCGGCAGACCGGCATTGATCATTTATGATGATTTATCCAAGCAGGCAGTAGCTTACCGTGAACTTTCCCTTCTTTTAAGAAGACCACCGGGCCGTGAAGCTTATCCTGGAGACGTTTTCTATCTTCACTCAAGATTGTTGGAAAGAGCAGCAAAAGTGATTGCTGATGATACCATCGCAAGCCAGATGAATGATTTACCTGAGTCTTTAAAACCAATCGTAAAAGGAGGCGGTTCATTAACGGCACTTCCGATTATCGAAACCCAGGCAGGTGA
The sequence above is a segment of the Chryseobacterium sp. JJR-5R genome. Coding sequences within it:
- the atpA gene encoding F0F1 ATP synthase subunit alpha gives rise to the protein MAEINPAEVSAILKQQLANFDTQSNVEEVGTVLTIGDGIARVYGLENVQYGELVKFSSDVEGIVLNLEEDNVGVALLGESKLVREGDTVRRTNRISSIKVGEGMLGRVVDTLGNPIDGKGPISGELYEMPLERKAPGVIFRQPVTEPLQTGIVAIDSMIPVGRGQRELIIGDRQTGKTTVAIDTIINQREFFDAGNPVYCIYVAIGQKASTVAQIVKTLSDKGALAYTVIVAANASDPVPMQVYSAMAGASIGEFFRDTGRPALIIYDDLSKQAVAYRELSLLLRRPPGREAYPGDVFYLHSRLLERAAKVIADDTIASQMNDLPESLKPIVKGGGSLTALPIIETQAGDVSAYIPTNVISITDGQIFLESDLFNSGVRPAINVGISVSRVGGNAQIKSMKKVSGTLKLDQAQYKELEAFAKFGSDLDASTLAVISKGERNVELLKQPVNSPLPVDSQVAMIYAGTENLMRNVPIRKVKEFQIEYIAFLRSKHPETMAALKAGKIDDSITGVLKQAANDLASKYN